One Oharaeibacter diazotrophicus DNA segment encodes these proteins:
- a CDS encoding LL-diaminopimelate aminotransferase has product MSNDEFHKIKRLPPYVFEQVNRLKASARAAGADIVDLGMGNPDLPTSKHVVDKLVETVQRPDTHGYSASRGIAGLRRAQAAYYDRRFGVKLNPNTQVVATLGSKEGFANMAQAITAPGDVVLCPNPSYPIHAFGFLMVGGAIRSVPVTPGPEFFHALERAVMHTVPKPIALVVCYPSNPTAEVVDLDFYRDVVAFARKHGIFVLSDLAYSEIYFDGVPPPSILQVPGAMDVCVEFTSMSKTFSMAGWRMGFAVGNERLIAALARVKSYLDYGAFTPIQVAATAALNDPDADAHIEEVRQTYKRRRDVMVESFGRAGWEIPVPRASMFAWAKLPEKFRELGSLEFSKLLIEKADVAVAPGIGFGEHGDEYVRLALVENEQRIRQAARKLRKFFDTADEVLHNVIPLSARG; this is encoded by the coding sequence ATGAGCAACGACGAGTTCCACAAGATCAAGCGCCTCCCGCCCTACGTCTTCGAGCAGGTGAACCGGCTCAAGGCCAGCGCGCGAGCGGCCGGCGCCGACATCGTGGACCTCGGCATGGGCAACCCGGACCTGCCGACGTCGAAGCACGTGGTCGACAAGCTGGTCGAGACGGTGCAGCGCCCCGATACCCACGGCTATTCCGCCTCGCGCGGCATCGCCGGCCTGCGCCGGGCCCAGGCGGCCTATTACGATCGCCGCTTCGGCGTGAAGCTGAACCCGAACACCCAGGTGGTGGCGACGCTCGGCTCCAAGGAGGGCTTCGCCAACATGGCGCAGGCCATCACCGCCCCGGGCGACGTGGTGCTGTGCCCGAACCCGTCCTACCCGATCCACGCCTTCGGCTTCCTGATGGTCGGCGGCGCGATCCGCTCGGTGCCGGTGACGCCCGGGCCGGAGTTCTTCCACGCCCTCGAGCGCGCCGTGATGCACACGGTGCCGAAGCCGATCGCGCTGGTGGTCTGCTACCCCTCCAACCCGACCGCCGAGGTCGTCGACCTCGACTTCTACCGCGACGTCGTCGCCTTCGCGCGCAAGCACGGCATCTTCGTGCTGTCGGACCTCGCCTATTCCGAGATCTACTTCGACGGCGTGCCGCCGCCCTCGATCCTGCAGGTGCCCGGCGCGATGGACGTCTGCGTCGAGTTCACCTCGATGTCGAAGACCTTCTCCATGGCCGGCTGGCGCATGGGCTTCGCCGTCGGCAACGAGCGGCTGATCGCGGCGCTGGCGCGGGTCAAGAGCTACCTCGACTACGGCGCTTTCACCCCGATCCAGGTGGCGGCCACCGCCGCTCTCAACGATCCCGACGCCGACGCGCACATCGAGGAGGTCCGCCAGACCTACAAGCGCCGCCGCGACGTCATGGTCGAGAGCTTCGGCCGCGCCGGCTGGGAGATCCCGGTGCCGCGCGCCTCGATGTTCGCCTGGGCCAAGCTGCCGGAGAAGTTCCGCGAGCTCGGGAGCCTCGAGTTCTCAAAGCTGCTGATCGAGAAGGCCGACGTCGCCGTCGCCCCGGGCATCGGCTTCGGCGAGCACGGCGACGAGTACGTCCGCCTCGCCCTGGTCGAGAACGAGCAGCGCATCCGTCAGGCCGCCCGCAAGCTGCGCAAGTTCTTCGACACCGCCGACGAGGTCCTGCACAACGTGATCCCGCTGTCGGCGCGCGGCTGA
- a CDS encoding uracil-DNA glycosylase → MTTRFPLDPPRDCPRCPRLVAFREAARAAEPTWHNAPVASFGPAGARLLIVGLAPGLRGANRTGRPFTGDYAGDLLYETLVDFGFARGTYRADPADGLELLDAAITNAVRCVPPENKPTGPEIAACRPFFEATLAAREGTRALVALGRIAHDQVLRTLALPVTRFPFGHGAVHDLAPARAFRLYDSYHCSRYNTNTGRLTREMFRAVFARIADDLAAA, encoded by the coding sequence ATGACCACGCGATTCCCCCTCGATCCGCCGCGCGACTGCCCGCGCTGCCCCCGCCTCGTCGCCTTCCGCGAGGCCGCCCGCGCCGCCGAGCCGACCTGGCACAACGCGCCCGTGGCGAGCTTCGGCCCGGCGGGCGCGCGCCTGCTGATCGTCGGGCTGGCGCCCGGGCTGCGCGGCGCCAACCGCACCGGCCGGCCGTTCACCGGCGACTACGCCGGTGACCTGCTCTACGAGACCCTGGTCGACTTCGGCTTCGCGCGCGGCACCTATCGCGCCGATCCGGCCGACGGCCTCGAACTCCTCGACGCCGCCATCACCAACGCCGTGCGCTGCGTGCCGCCCGAGAACAAGCCGACCGGCCCGGAGATCGCCGCCTGCCGGCCGTTCTTCGAGGCGACCCTCGCCGCACGCGAAGGTACCCGCGCGCTGGTCGCGCTCGGCCGCATCGCCCACGACCAGGTGCTGCGCACGCTCGCCCTGCCGGTGACGCGCTTTCCCTTCGGCCACGGCGCGGTCCACGATCTCGCCCCGGCCCGGGCCTTCCGGCTCTACGACAGTTACCACTGCTCGCGCTACAACACGAACACCGGCCGGCTCACCCGCGAGATGTTCCGCGCCGTGTTCGCCCGCATCGCCGACGACCTCGCCGCCGCCTGA
- a CDS encoding DUF4344 domain-containing metallopeptidase: protein MRITNTIAGALALAATAVPALAADPFPGLTADQVQGTVDYVRGNGLHTLFHESGHMLIAEFGLPVLGREEDAVDNLATIVLLAERKDVFDQALVDTADGFWLQSEEAGDASTGAEGDDSAYYDEHGLDLQRSYAVVCLAVGSDAERFSDLADTYELPAERRERCAGEFAKVSRSWDAVLKPHWRPEGEPKAEIRVVYEPAKDASLAWAADEVRTSRILEVVAEAMSSRYALPQGLTFRAAACGQPNAFWDPDAREVLYCYELVDWYRRQSVDWYHAHPDEDAGDGEDASADAGGEAVPEGADGARTYTKAAKPTEYGKAQKN from the coding sequence GATCAGGTCCAGGGCACGGTCGACTACGTGCGCGGCAACGGCCTGCACACGCTGTTCCACGAATCGGGCCACATGCTGATCGCCGAGTTCGGCCTGCCGGTGCTCGGCCGCGAGGAGGACGCGGTCGACAACCTCGCCACCATCGTGCTGCTCGCCGAGCGCAAGGACGTGTTCGATCAGGCGCTGGTCGACACCGCCGACGGCTTCTGGCTGCAGTCGGAGGAGGCGGGCGACGCCTCGACCGGCGCCGAGGGCGACGATTCCGCCTATTACGACGAGCACGGCCTCGACCTGCAGCGCTCCTACGCCGTCGTCTGTCTCGCCGTCGGATCGGACGCGGAGCGCTTCTCCGACCTCGCCGACACCTACGAACTGCCGGCCGAACGACGCGAGCGCTGCGCCGGCGAGTTCGCGAAGGTGTCGCGGTCGTGGGACGCCGTGCTGAAGCCGCACTGGCGTCCCGAGGGCGAGCCGAAGGCGGAGATCCGGGTGGTCTACGAGCCGGCGAAGGACGCGTCGCTGGCCTGGGCCGCCGACGAGGTCAGGACCAGCCGCATCCTCGAGGTCGTCGCCGAGGCGATGTCCTCGCGCTACGCCCTGCCCCAGGGCCTCACCTTCCGCGCCGCCGCCTGCGGCCAGCCGAACGCCTTCTGGGACCCCGACGCCCGCGAGGTGCTCTACTGCTACGAACTGGTCGACTGGTACCGCCGCCAGTCGGTCGACTGGTACCACGCCCACCCCGACGAGGACGCCGGGGACGGCGAGGACGCCTCCGCCGACGCGGGCGGTGAAGCCGTCCCGGAAGGCGCCGACGGCGCGCGCACCTACACCAAGGCCGCCAAGCCGACGGAATACGGCAAGGCGCAGAAGAACTGA
- a CDS encoding DUF423 domain-containing protein translates to MGLDLDRAVGVLAGLAGAAGVAASAAGAHAYAGTNLDTAGKMLLVHAAALLALAGPLGGSRRLSRLAAVVMAVGIALFAGDLAMRAVTEAHLFPMAAPMGGLLLIASWLIVAISFVARRG, encoded by the coding sequence ATGGGTCTCGATCTCGACCGGGCGGTCGGCGTGCTGGCGGGGCTCGCCGGGGCGGCCGGCGTCGCGGCCTCGGCCGCGGGTGCGCACGCCTACGCCGGCACCAATCTCGACACCGCCGGCAAGATGCTGCTGGTGCACGCCGCCGCCCTCCTGGCGCTGGCCGGCCCGCTCGGCGGCTCGCGCCGGCTGTCCAGGCTCGCCGCCGTGGTGATGGCGGTCGGCATCGCCCTGTTCGCCGGCGACCTCGCCATGCGCGCGGTGACCGAAGCGCACCTCTTCCCGATGGCCGCGCCGATGGGCGGCCTGCTGCTGATCGCGTCCTGGCTGATCGTGGCGATCAGCTTCGTCGCGCGGCGGGGCTGA
- the phaC gene encoding class I poly(R)-hydroxyalkanoic acid synthase → MTDTEKTAGEHPLMRYVVENPEAFAHNLAAAMENLGKAAAAYVEPRETGEVKATLAEELTEVTKTLAKVGEYWISDPQRLVEAQTRLMTGLIGLWGASLQRMLGNEVAPAATPEPSDKRFQDEDWRKNQFFDFLKQVYLISSRWAQTMVTDADGLDPHTRQKADFYVRQIAAALSPSNFLLTNPELLKETVSSNGANLVRGMKMLAEDIKAGGGDLKIRQTDATKFKVGVNLALTPGKVIWQNDVCQILQYEPATPDVLRRPLLIVPPWINKFYILDLTPEKSFIKWAVDQGQTVFVISWVNPNERQAGKSFEHYMKEGILEALDVIEKVTKVREVNAIGYCVGGTLLAVTLAYCAAVGDDRIKSATFFTTQVDFENAGELKVFVDEEQIRILEDRMSERGYLEGKKMAGAFNSLRANDLIWPYFVNNYLRGKEPFPFDLLFWNSDSTRMPAANHSFYLRGCYLENRLAKGTMEVAGVKLDLSKVTIPIYNLATREDHIAPPKSVFVGSGLFGGPVKYVLAGSGHIAGVVNHPSRGKYQYWTGGPATGTLEKWMAAAEEHPGSWWPDWQAWIEAQDDRRVKARKIGGGRLNPIEDAPGAYVRIRD, encoded by the coding sequence ATGACCGACACGGAGAAGACGGCTGGCGAACACCCGCTGATGCGGTACGTCGTGGAGAACCCGGAGGCATTCGCGCACAACCTCGCGGCGGCGATGGAGAACCTCGGCAAGGCCGCGGCCGCCTATGTGGAACCGCGAGAAACGGGCGAGGTCAAGGCGACGCTCGCCGAGGAGCTCACCGAGGTCACCAAGACGCTGGCCAAGGTCGGCGAATACTGGATCTCCGACCCGCAGCGCCTCGTCGAGGCGCAGACACGGCTGATGACCGGCCTGATCGGGCTCTGGGGTGCGTCGCTGCAGCGCATGCTCGGCAACGAGGTGGCGCCCGCCGCCACGCCGGAGCCGTCGGACAAGCGCTTCCAGGACGAGGACTGGCGCAAGAACCAGTTCTTCGACTTCCTCAAGCAGGTCTACCTGATCTCCTCGCGCTGGGCGCAGACCATGGTGACCGACGCCGACGGCCTCGATCCCCACACCCGCCAGAAGGCCGACTTCTACGTCCGCCAGATCGCGGCGGCGCTGTCGCCGTCGAACTTCCTGCTGACCAACCCGGAGCTCCTGAAGGAGACCGTCTCCAGCAACGGCGCCAATCTCGTCCGCGGCATGAAGATGCTGGCCGAGGACATCAAGGCCGGCGGCGGCGACCTCAAGATCCGCCAGACCGACGCGACCAAGTTCAAGGTGGGCGTCAACCTCGCCCTCACCCCGGGCAAGGTGATCTGGCAGAACGACGTTTGCCAGATCCTGCAATACGAACCGGCGACGCCGGACGTGCTGCGCCGGCCGCTGCTGATCGTGCCGCCCTGGATCAACAAGTTCTACATCCTCGACCTCACGCCCGAGAAGTCGTTCATCAAGTGGGCGGTCGACCAGGGCCAGACGGTGTTCGTGATCTCGTGGGTCAATCCGAACGAGCGCCAGGCCGGCAAGAGCTTCGAGCACTACATGAAGGAGGGCATCCTCGAGGCCCTCGACGTGATCGAGAAGGTCACCAAGGTGCGCGAGGTCAACGCCATCGGCTATTGCGTCGGCGGCACGCTGCTGGCGGTCACCCTCGCCTATTGCGCCGCGGTCGGCGACGACCGCATCAAGAGCGCGACCTTCTTCACCACCCAGGTCGACTTCGAGAACGCCGGCGAGCTCAAGGTCTTCGTCGACGAGGAGCAGATCCGCATCCTCGAGGACCGTATGAGCGAGCGCGGCTACCTCGAGGGCAAGAAGATGGCCGGCGCCTTCAACTCGCTGCGCGCCAACGACCTGATCTGGCCCTATTTCGTCAACAACTACCTGCGCGGCAAGGAGCCGTTCCCGTTCGACCTGTTGTTCTGGAACTCCGACTCGACGCGCATGCCGGCGGCGAACCACTCGTTCTACCTGCGCGGCTGCTATCTCGAGAACCGGCTCGCCAAGGGCACCATGGAGGTGGCGGGCGTGAAGCTGGACCTCTCCAAGGTCACGATCCCGATCTACAACCTCGCCACCCGCGAGGACCACATCGCGCCGCCGAAGTCGGTGTTCGTCGGCTCCGGCCTGTTCGGCGGGCCGGTGAAATACGTGCTCGCCGGCTCCGGCCACATCGCCGGCGTCGTCAACCACCCCTCGCGCGGCAAGTACCAGTACTGGACCGGCGGTCCGGCCACCGGCACGCTGGAGAAGTGGATGGCGGCCGCCGAGGAGCATCCCGGCTCGTGGTGGCCGGACTGGCAGGCCTGGATCGAGGCGCAGGACGACCGCCGCGTCAAGGCGCGCAAGATCGGCGGCGGCCGCCTCAACCCGATCGAGGACGCCCCCGGCGCCTACGTCCGCATCCGCGACTGA
- the dnaE gene encoding DNA polymerase III subunit alpha gives MADDIGFVHLRVHSAYSLLEGALPLSKILKLADADAQPAIAVTDTGNLFSALEFSEKAAEKGIQPIVGCELAVDFGDEPADRRRPGAPAQGLPSIVLIAATQRGFDNLTILVSRSFMETEPGARPHLPFDRLADRADGILALTGGPNGPVDRAIAAGHGAVAAGRLARLAALFGDRLYVELQRHGTPAEALVEPELVALAYGAGLPLVATNECYFPARGDYEAHDALIAIAEGRVIADDDRRRLTPEHYLKSRAEMTAVFHDLPEALANTVEIARRVSYRPRKRKPILPRFAGADVDDVALAEKAEAEELARQAWEGLERRLEVHGLAPGLTVEDYRDRLGFELGIITKMKFPGYFLIVADFIKWAKAHGIPVGPGRGSGAGSLVAWSLTITDLDPMRFALLFERFLNPERVSMPDFDIDFCQDRREEVIRYVQGKYGREQVAQIITFGTLQARAVLRDVGRVLQLPYGQVDKLCKLVPQNPANPVTLGQALEDEPRLKEARRDDPVVDRLIDMAMKLEGLYRHASTHAAGIVIGDRPLDQLVPVYRDPRSDMPVTQYNMKWVESAGLVKFDFLGLKTLTVLETAVKLIARRGISIDLSALPLDDPATYALLSKGETVGVFQLESMGMRKAIADIEPDRFEDIIALVALYRPGPMANIPVYGAVKHGREAANYIHPKLEPVLKETYGIIVYQEQVMQIAQILSGYSLGEADLLRRAMGKKIKAEMDAQRVRFVAGAVKDGLDEAQANMIFDLLAKFADYGFNKSHAAAYALVAYQTAYLKANHPVEFMAASMTLDAANTDKLNDFRREAIRLGIEVVPPSVNRSHVDFEVEDGRILYALGAVKGVGRHAVEHVVEVRGDRPFRDVADFAHRINPKALNKRILESLVAAGAFDGLEPNRARLFEGLDKVMAAANKRLDDEAAGQGGFSFGGPANAAAAIPLPSRSDWLPDERLQREHGAIGFYLSAHPLDAYGPLLERLRVQMWGQFSAGVKRGATAGRLAGTVVARQERKTRTGNKMGILTVSDPTGQYEAVIFSEGLSHYRDLLEPGQSVILLVSAEDKPEGISVRIDSVEPLDQAAGRLQHALRIFLRGPEPVESIHRHLAGGGEGDVSLIVLAEGGRGEVEVRLPGRYKVSPQIAGALRAVPGVVQVELA, from the coding sequence ATGGCGGACGACATCGGCTTCGTGCACCTTCGCGTCCACAGCGCCTACTCGCTGCTGGAAGGCGCGCTGCCGCTCTCCAAGATCCTGAAACTCGCCGACGCCGACGCCCAGCCGGCCATCGCCGTGACCGACACCGGCAACCTGTTTTCCGCGCTCGAGTTCTCCGAGAAGGCGGCCGAGAAGGGCATCCAGCCGATCGTCGGCTGCGAGCTCGCGGTCGACTTCGGCGACGAGCCGGCCGACCGCCGGCGGCCCGGCGCTCCGGCCCAGGGGCTGCCCTCGATCGTGCTGATCGCGGCGACCCAGCGCGGCTTCGACAACCTGACCATCCTGGTCTCGCGCTCCTTCATGGAGACCGAGCCGGGCGCGCGCCCGCACCTGCCGTTCGACCGCCTCGCCGACCGCGCCGACGGCATCCTCGCCCTGACCGGCGGCCCGAACGGTCCGGTCGACCGGGCGATCGCGGCCGGTCACGGCGCGGTGGCGGCCGGCCGGCTGGCGCGGCTCGCGGCCCTGTTCGGCGACCGGCTCTACGTCGAGCTGCAACGCCACGGCACGCCGGCCGAGGCGCTGGTCGAACCCGAACTCGTCGCGCTCGCCTACGGCGCCGGCCTGCCGCTGGTGGCGACCAATGAGTGCTATTTCCCGGCCCGCGGCGACTACGAGGCCCACGACGCGCTGATCGCGATCGCCGAGGGCCGCGTCATCGCCGACGACGACCGCCGCCGCCTGACGCCGGAGCACTACCTGAAGTCCCGCGCCGAGATGACGGCGGTGTTCCACGACCTGCCGGAGGCGCTCGCCAACACCGTCGAGATCGCCCGCCGCGTCAGCTACCGGCCGCGCAAGCGCAAGCCGATCCTGCCGCGTTTCGCCGGCGCCGACGTCGACGACGTCGCCCTCGCCGAGAAGGCCGAGGCCGAGGAGCTGGCGCGGCAGGCCTGGGAGGGGCTGGAGCGCCGGCTCGAGGTGCACGGCCTCGCGCCCGGCCTGACGGTCGAGGACTACCGCGACCGCCTCGGCTTCGAGCTCGGCATCATCACCAAGATGAAGTTCCCCGGCTATTTCCTGATCGTGGCCGACTTCATCAAGTGGGCCAAGGCCCACGGCATCCCGGTCGGGCCGGGCCGCGGTTCGGGCGCCGGCTCGCTGGTGGCGTGGTCGCTGACCATCACCGACCTCGACCCGATGCGCTTCGCCTTGCTGTTCGAGCGCTTCCTCAACCCAGAACGCGTCTCGATGCCGGACTTCGACATCGACTTCTGCCAGGACCGGCGCGAGGAGGTGATCCGCTACGTCCAGGGCAAGTACGGCCGCGAGCAGGTCGCGCAGATCATCACCTTCGGTACCCTGCAGGCGCGTGCCGTGCTGCGCGACGTCGGGCGCGTGCTCCAGCTGCCCTACGGTCAGGTCGACAAGCTCTGCAAGCTGGTGCCGCAGAACCCGGCCAACCCGGTGACGCTCGGGCAGGCGCTCGAGGACGAGCCGCGGCTGAAGGAGGCCCGCCGCGACGATCCGGTCGTCGACCGCCTGATCGACATGGCGATGAAGCTCGAGGGTCTCTACCGCCACGCCTCGACCCACGCCGCCGGCATCGTGATCGGCGACCGCCCGCTCGACCAGCTGGTGCCGGTCTACCGCGATCCGCGCTCGGACATGCCGGTCACCCAGTACAACATGAAGTGGGTGGAGAGCGCCGGGCTGGTGAAGTTCGACTTCCTCGGCCTGAAGACGCTGACCGTGCTCGAGACCGCGGTCAAGCTGATCGCCCGGCGCGGCATTTCGATCGACCTCTCGGCCCTGCCGCTCGACGATCCCGCGACCTACGCGCTGCTCTCCAAGGGCGAGACCGTCGGCGTGTTCCAGCTGGAATCGATGGGCATGCGCAAGGCCATCGCCGACATCGAGCCCGACCGCTTCGAGGACATCATCGCGCTGGTGGCGCTCTACCGCCCGGGGCCGATGGCCAACATCCCGGTCTACGGCGCGGTCAAGCACGGCCGCGAGGCCGCCAACTACATCCACCCCAAGCTCGAGCCGGTGCTGAAGGAGACCTACGGCATCATCGTCTACCAGGAACAGGTGATGCAGATCGCGCAGATCCTGTCCGGCTACTCGCTCGGCGAGGCCGACCTCCTGCGCCGCGCCATGGGCAAGAAGATCAAGGCCGAGATGGACGCCCAGCGCGTCCGCTTCGTCGCCGGCGCCGTGAAGGACGGCCTCGACGAGGCGCAGGCCAACATGATCTTCGACCTGCTCGCCAAGTTCGCCGACTACGGCTTCAACAAGTCCCACGCCGCCGCCTACGCCCTCGTCGCCTACCAGACCGCCTATCTGAAGGCCAACCACCCGGTCGAGTTCATGGCGGCCTCGATGACGCTCGACGCCGCCAACACCGACAAGCTCAACGACTTCCGCCGCGAGGCGATCCGCCTCGGCATCGAGGTGGTGCCGCCCTCGGTCAACCGCTCGCACGTCGACTTCGAGGTCGAGGACGGCCGGATCCTCTACGCCCTCGGCGCCGTCAAGGGCGTCGGCCGCCACGCCGTCGAGCACGTCGTCGAGGTCCGCGGCGACCGGCCGTTCCGCGACGTCGCCGACTTCGCCCACCGCATCAACCCCAAGGCGCTCAACAAGCGCATCCTGGAGAGCCTCGTCGCCGCCGGCGCCTTCGACGGCCTCGAGCCCAACCGCGCCCGGCTGTTCGAGGGCCTCGACAAGGTGATGGCCGCCGCGAACAAGCGGCTCGACGACGAAGCGGCCGGGCAGGGCGGCTTCAGCTTCGGCGGCCCGGCCAACGCCGCCGCGGCGATCCCGCTGCCGTCGCGCTCCGACTGGCTGCCCGACGAGCGCCTGCAGCGCGAGCACGGCGCGATCGGCTTCTACCTCTCCGCCCACCCGCTCGACGCCTACGGCCCGCTGCTGGAGCGGCTGCGCGTCCAGATGTGGGGGCAGTTCTCGGCCGGCGTGAAGCGCGGCGCCACCGCCGGCCGCCTCGCCGGCACGGTGGTGGCGCGCCAGGAGCGCAAGACCCGCACCGGCAACAAGATGGGCATCCTCACCGTCTCCGACCCGACCGGGCAGTACGAGGCGGTGATCTTCTCCGAGGGCCTGTCGCACTACCGCGACCTGCTCGAACCCGGCCAGTCGGTGATCCTGCTCGTCTCCGCCGAGGACAAGCCCGAGGGCATCTCGGTCCGGATCGACAGCGTCGAACCGCTCGATCAGGCTGCCGGACGTCTGCAGCACGCGCTGCGCATCTTCCTGCGCGGACCCGAGCCGGTCGAGAGCATCCACCGCCACCTCGCCGGCGGCGGCGAGGGCGACGTCTCGCTGATCGTGCTCGCCGAGGGCGGGCGCGGCGAGGTCGAGGTGCGGCTGCCCGGCCGCTACAAGGTCTCGCCGCAGATCGCCGGCGCGCTGCGCGCGGTGCCGGGGGTGGTGCAGGTCGAACTCGCCTGA
- a CDS encoding TrmH family RNA methyltransferase: MAEIVAVADPDDPRIAAYRNVRDRDLAGGHGGRFVAEGETVLAVALTAGRFRMESLLVAENRVAALEPLFAAHDLPVFVAPMAVMEAIVGFPIHRGVLGVGLRGTPADPAALLAARPPLVVGLSGIANHDNVGGIFRNAAAFGARAVLIDGATCDPLYRKALRVSVGGVLKVPFARVPDTLAMVDLLAAADYAVLGLSPRGARRLDEIPRDRPAALLLGTEGPGLSDAVMAATETVRIDMAGGFDSLNVATTSGIALYELARGRTVG; this comes from the coding sequence ATGGCCGAGATCGTCGCCGTCGCCGATCCCGACGACCCGCGCATCGCCGCCTACCGCAACGTCCGCGACCGCGACCTCGCGGGCGGCCACGGCGGCCGCTTCGTCGCCGAGGGCGAGACCGTGCTCGCGGTGGCGCTGACCGCCGGCCGCTTCCGAATGGAATCGCTGCTCGTCGCCGAGAACCGCGTCGCGGCACTGGAGCCGCTGTTCGCCGCCCACGACCTGCCAGTGTTCGTCGCGCCGATGGCGGTGATGGAGGCGATCGTCGGCTTCCCGATCCACCGCGGCGTGCTCGGCGTCGGCCTGCGCGGCACGCCGGCCGATCCCGCCGCGCTGCTGGCGGCACGGCCGCCGCTGGTGGTCGGCCTTTCGGGCATCGCCAACCACGACAACGTCGGCGGGATCTTCCGCAACGCCGCCGCCTTCGGCGCCAGGGCCGTGCTGATCGACGGTGCCACCTGCGACCCGCTCTACCGCAAGGCGCTGCGCGTCTCGGTCGGCGGGGTGCTGAAGGTGCCGTTCGCGCGGGTGCCCGATACGCTCGCCATGGTCGACCTCCTCGCCGCCGCCGACTACGCCGTGCTCGGCCTGTCGCCGCGCGGCGCCCGACGGCTCGACGAGATCCCGCGTGATCGCCCGGCTGCGCTCCTCCTCGGCACCGAGGGCCCCGGCCTCTCCGACGCCGTCATGGCCGCCACCGAGACCGTCCGCATCGACATGGCCGGCGGCTTCGACAGCCTCAACGTCGCCACGACCTCCGGCATCGCGCTCTACGAACTCGCCCGCGGTCGGACGGTGGGGTGA